One Lagopus muta isolate bLagMut1 chromosome 10, bLagMut1 primary, whole genome shotgun sequence DNA segment encodes these proteins:
- the DTWD1 gene encoding tRNA-uridine aminocarboxypropyltransferase 1 isoform X4: MSLNSSTILNEENSQGPKRSLEQQTPSSFQDNPLQKLQLASQEVLEKAKKSGRSKCPRCSSSRMFYCYTCFLPVETVPITEIPMVKLPLKIDIIKHPNETDGKSTAVHAKLLAPDDVTIYKYPCIPEYKEKRHEVALIFPGPDSVSVKDIAFHLQKYSRKGVGDTDDDCSKEPFPKKARVEPTEEKDTNECISNNMNECTKLKKIIFIDSTWNQTNKIITDERLQGLLQIELKTRKTCFWRHQKGKPDTYLSTIEAIYYFFVDYHQEILKENYKGQYDNLLFFFSFMYTLIKNAKCGTGKE, translated from the exons ATGTCTTTAAATTCATCTACAAttctaaatgaagaaaactcTCAAGGACCAAAAAGAAGTCTAGAACAGCAGACTCCATCATCATTTCAAGATAACCCACTTCAAAAATTACAGTTAGCGTCACAGGAAGTActtgaaaaggcaaaaaaaagtgGGAGATCAAAATGCCCACGATGCAGTAGCTCAAGGATGTTTTATTGTTACACATGCTTTCTTCCTGTTGAAACTGTCCCTATCACAGAAATCCCAATGGTGAAG TTACCTTTGAAGATTGACATTATTAAGCACCCAAATGAAACTGATGGcaagagcactgctgtgcacgCTAAGCTCCTGGCACCTGATGATGTTACAATTTACAAGTACCCTTGCATTCctgaatacaaagaaaaaagacacgAA gTGGCACTTATCTTTCCCGGCCCCGATTCAGTTTCAGTAAAAGACATTGCTTTCCATCTCCAAAAATACTCCAGGAAAGGTGTTGGTGACACTGATGATGACTGTTCCAAAGAGCCGTTTCCTAAGAAAGCAAGAGTAGAAcctacagaagagaaagataCAAATGAATGCATCTCAAACAACATGAATGAATGCActaagctgaagaaaataatatttattgaCAGTACCTGgaatcaaacaaataaaataataactgaTGAAAGACTtcaag GGTTACTACAAATTGAattgaaaacaaggaaaacttgCTTTTGGCGTCATCAGAAAGGAAAGCCAGATACGTACCTTTCCACAATAGAAgcaatttattatttctttgtggATTATCACCAGGAGATTTTGAAAGAGAACTACAAAGGACAATATGataatctgctttttttcttttcatttatgtaCACATTGATTAAAAATGCCAAGTGTGgcacaggaaaagaataa
- the DTWD1 gene encoding tRNA-uridine aminocarboxypropyltransferase 1 isoform X2, translating to MMDLCFAGKSHCLFQLTMSLNSSTILNEENSQGPKRSLEQQTPSSFQDNPLQKLQLASQEVLEKAKKSGRSKCPRCSSSRMFYCYTCFLPVETVPITEIPMVKLPLKIDIIKHPNETDGKSTAVHAKLLAPDDVTIYKYPCIPEYKEKRHEVALIFPGPDSVSVKDIAFHLQKYSRKGVGDTDDDCSKEPFPKKARVEPTEEKDTNECISNNMNECTKLKKIIFIDSTWNQTNKIITDERLQGLLQIELKTRKTCFWRHQKGKPDTYLSTIEAIYYFFVDYHQEILKENYKGQYDNLLFFFSFMYTLIKNAKCGTGKE from the exons ATGATGGATCTTTGTTTTGCAGGTAAATCACATTGTCTCTTTCAGCTAACCATGTCTTTAAATTCATCTACAAttctaaatgaagaaaactcTCAAGGACCAAAAAGAAGTCTAGAACAGCAGACTCCATCATCATTTCAAGATAACCCACTTCAAAAATTACAGTTAGCGTCACAGGAAGTActtgaaaaggcaaaaaaaagtgGGAGATCAAAATGCCCACGATGCAGTAGCTCAAGGATGTTTTATTGTTACACATGCTTTCTTCCTGTTGAAACTGTCCCTATCACAGAAATCCCAATGGTGAAG TTACCTTTGAAGATTGACATTATTAAGCACCCAAATGAAACTGATGGcaagagcactgctgtgcacgCTAAGCTCCTGGCACCTGATGATGTTACAATTTACAAGTACCCTTGCATTCctgaatacaaagaaaaaagacacgAA gTGGCACTTATCTTTCCCGGCCCCGATTCAGTTTCAGTAAAAGACATTGCTTTCCATCTCCAAAAATACTCCAGGAAAGGTGTTGGTGACACTGATGATGACTGTTCCAAAGAGCCGTTTCCTAAGAAAGCAAGAGTAGAAcctacagaagagaaagataCAAATGAATGCATCTCAAACAACATGAATGAATGCActaagctgaagaaaataatatttattgaCAGTACCTGgaatcaaacaaataaaataataactgaTGAAAGACTtcaag GGTTACTACAAATTGAattgaaaacaaggaaaacttgCTTTTGGCGTCATCAGAAAGGAAAGCCAGATACGTACCTTTCCACAATAGAAgcaatttattatttctttgtggATTATCACCAGGAGATTTTGAAAGAGAACTACAAAGGACAATATGataatctgctttttttcttttcatttatgtaCACATTGATTAAAAATGCCAAGTGTGgcacaggaaaagaataa
- the DTWD1 gene encoding tRNA-uridine aminocarboxypropyltransferase 1 isoform X3, with protein sequence MSLDCKSHCLFQLTMSLNSSTILNEENSQGPKRSLEQQTPSSFQDNPLQKLQLASQEVLEKAKKSGRSKCPRCSSSRMFYCYTCFLPVETVPITEIPMVKLPLKIDIIKHPNETDGKSTAVHAKLLAPDDVTIYKYPCIPEYKEKRHEVALIFPGPDSVSVKDIAFHLQKYSRKGVGDTDDDCSKEPFPKKARVEPTEEKDTNECISNNMNECTKLKKIIFIDSTWNQTNKIITDERLQGLLQIELKTRKTCFWRHQKGKPDTYLSTIEAIYYFFVDYHQEILKENYKGQYDNLLFFFSFMYTLIKNAKCGTGKE encoded by the exons ATGAGTTTAGACT GTAAATCACATTGTCTCTTTCAGCTAACCATGTCTTTAAATTCATCTACAAttctaaatgaagaaaactcTCAAGGACCAAAAAGAAGTCTAGAACAGCAGACTCCATCATCATTTCAAGATAACCCACTTCAAAAATTACAGTTAGCGTCACAGGAAGTActtgaaaaggcaaaaaaaagtgGGAGATCAAAATGCCCACGATGCAGTAGCTCAAGGATGTTTTATTGTTACACATGCTTTCTTCCTGTTGAAACTGTCCCTATCACAGAAATCCCAATGGTGAAG TTACCTTTGAAGATTGACATTATTAAGCACCCAAATGAAACTGATGGcaagagcactgctgtgcacgCTAAGCTCCTGGCACCTGATGATGTTACAATTTACAAGTACCCTTGCATTCctgaatacaaagaaaaaagacacgAA gTGGCACTTATCTTTCCCGGCCCCGATTCAGTTTCAGTAAAAGACATTGCTTTCCATCTCCAAAAATACTCCAGGAAAGGTGTTGGTGACACTGATGATGACTGTTCCAAAGAGCCGTTTCCTAAGAAAGCAAGAGTAGAAcctacagaagagaaagataCAAATGAATGCATCTCAAACAACATGAATGAATGCActaagctgaagaaaataatatttattgaCAGTACCTGgaatcaaacaaataaaataataactgaTGAAAGACTtcaag GGTTACTACAAATTGAattgaaaacaaggaaaacttgCTTTTGGCGTCATCAGAAAGGAAAGCCAGATACGTACCTTTCCACAATAGAAgcaatttattatttctttgtggATTATCACCAGGAGATTTTGAAAGAGAACTACAAAGGACAATATGataatctgctttttttcttttcatttatgtaCACATTGATTAAAAATGCCAAGTGTGgcacaggaaaagaataa
- the DTWD1 gene encoding tRNA-uridine aminocarboxypropyltransferase 1 isoform X1, with amino-acid sequence MLKLVAAGGRGKSHCLFQLTMSLNSSTILNEENSQGPKRSLEQQTPSSFQDNPLQKLQLASQEVLEKAKKSGRSKCPRCSSSRMFYCYTCFLPVETVPITEIPMVKLPLKIDIIKHPNETDGKSTAVHAKLLAPDDVTIYKYPCIPEYKEKRHEVALIFPGPDSVSVKDIAFHLQKYSRKGVGDTDDDCSKEPFPKKARVEPTEEKDTNECISNNMNECTKLKKIIFIDSTWNQTNKIITDERLQGLLQIELKTRKTCFWRHQKGKPDTYLSTIEAIYYFFVDYHQEILKENYKGQYDNLLFFFSFMYTLIKNAKCGTGKE; translated from the exons ATGCTAAAGCTTGTCGCTGCGGGAGGGAGAG GTAAATCACATTGTCTCTTTCAGCTAACCATGTCTTTAAATTCATCTACAAttctaaatgaagaaaactcTCAAGGACCAAAAAGAAGTCTAGAACAGCAGACTCCATCATCATTTCAAGATAACCCACTTCAAAAATTACAGTTAGCGTCACAGGAAGTActtgaaaaggcaaaaaaaagtgGGAGATCAAAATGCCCACGATGCAGTAGCTCAAGGATGTTTTATTGTTACACATGCTTTCTTCCTGTTGAAACTGTCCCTATCACAGAAATCCCAATGGTGAAG TTACCTTTGAAGATTGACATTATTAAGCACCCAAATGAAACTGATGGcaagagcactgctgtgcacgCTAAGCTCCTGGCACCTGATGATGTTACAATTTACAAGTACCCTTGCATTCctgaatacaaagaaaaaagacacgAA gTGGCACTTATCTTTCCCGGCCCCGATTCAGTTTCAGTAAAAGACATTGCTTTCCATCTCCAAAAATACTCCAGGAAAGGTGTTGGTGACACTGATGATGACTGTTCCAAAGAGCCGTTTCCTAAGAAAGCAAGAGTAGAAcctacagaagagaaagataCAAATGAATGCATCTCAAACAACATGAATGAATGCActaagctgaagaaaataatatttattgaCAGTACCTGgaatcaaacaaataaaataataactgaTGAAAGACTtcaag GGTTACTACAAATTGAattgaaaacaaggaaaacttgCTTTTGGCGTCATCAGAAAGGAAAGCCAGATACGTACCTTTCCACAATAGAAgcaatttattatttctttgtggATTATCACCAGGAGATTTTGAAAGAGAACTACAAAGGACAATATGataatctgctttttttcttttcatttatgtaCACATTGATTAAAAATGCCAAGTGTGgcacaggaaaagaataa